The Hydractinia symbiolongicarpus strain clone_291-10 chromosome 2, HSymV2.1, whole genome shotgun sequence genomic sequence ATAGACCTAACAAAATAATTCCATCCACATTCGCGACCGGATTCACaaacaatgtaaacaaactaccGCCAATCAACTTCTTACCAACACCACCCAAGGTAGCTAAACAAAATCGGTGCCGGCAATACATACCGCAGAAAATGCAACCTATTACAACTCCAACTAAAATCACCTTACCTCGACTCAATCGCAAGAAAATGCAAGCGCCGTCAATTTTCCATCTGATGCCAACATTTGAGCTATCCTGACGTGCTCTAGATACCATCAAACAGGCCTGGCTGGGTTTACCCAGTTAGGAGAATATCTTCTTTGTGTAATATGATTTCCACTTAACATAAAGATGGTTTTCTCCTAACAAAGGTTACCatcttgttttttaaacatgTGGGAGGAATTAGAATCTGCATTCTCAAATTACCAGATAATTCAACGAAAAACCAAACTATTTCTCTGTTACAGGTTGGTATTCTGTGCATTACACTAGGAGGTATTCTGTGTATGACACGGATGTGTTACGCACGCACGTACGTACACAAAAAGACGTAATTCGTAATTTTTATATCAACTCTGAACAGTGAACATTACTAACAACCATCTGGGCTAAAAACAATTGTTCTCCCAGAGCCAAGATTGGGAGTGCGTTTCCTATATTCCGACCGGAAGAGCTGTGATGGTGAACTTTCTGTTCGTCGAAAATTTGGATTCTTTTCCAGTAGTTTTTAAGGAGTTTCCAGTGTTTGTATAAAAAACGAAAATGATAATGATTCAAAATATTGTATAAAAAGTCCGAAGACGTTCTTTGTATAGCTGTCAAGGAAATAATTATCTTCAAAGCAAGATAATCTTATCAACCCTAAGCGATAATTAATTGCATATACTTATTCCGAGATCGTATTTGTCAGCGAGTTTCCattaaaaaagaacagaaaCTCTTCGCCAGGCCTCTTTTCCACACTTTTAATATTCCCCatatcaaaaagtgaaaaagagtCCTGCAGACGAGGTTAAAAAGACAGACAACAAGCTGGAATGTGGTTGAGTTGGTTGCATTATATTTTTGGCAAGAGAATGACGCAAAATATGCCTGGTTAATTGAATATGAGAGGCTTTAAAACATTCAATTTTCGTTTTACCGAAATGGCAGTTAACTTCCAAATACTCAGATTAAACTTTTGCACTTCTTCGGCAAGCCTTTGAACATATTTTTTGCGCCCGTTACAGCTCACTTAATCCCAGGCCTCCCTTATATTACAATGTACCTAAGCTGTTGATTTTTGCATTACATtgttcaataaaaaaattcttgttgaaaaacattttttaatctcTATGTTATAATGTTCGCCCTACATCTGTCTCTCTCGCAGCCTGTTTGTCTGCGATCCTAAGTTGGTAGCTGCGAGAGACGAATAATTCCCTACCGATTGTTTATAAAACACTACGTGCGGCtaggggaccgcggatcgaatcccgctcattGCCAGGCAatgtgttagtgatgaacaaagtagttcttcttcaatatgacaaaAAATAGATCTTGAATGTTGAGCATTAAAACGATGGTAGAAAATCAACCATTGTAGAACGAGATAGGTTGCGGTTTGTGCTTGTACGCAAAATATTGAAGCGAGTTTCGTACAGTGCGCGGAACGTAAAGAAAAGTTAATcactctttttaaaaatattgctaagcggtaaaaagttttaagaaaaataaaaacttcaaaTCGCGATTAGCAACCCTGTTTCTAGGGCTTGCAGCACAAATCTTTTAAGATTAATCGCTCAAGGTATAGCCGGCTTTAAATTTCTGTTACagattttattctttttgtctttattaagaatagaaataaattgaaaataaatataacattTGGATATTGTTAGTCTACATTTTCACTTGAAatggcaaacaaaaaaaaagcttgtaaattttcttttcatgtGTGAATGCTTACTTAAAAAAGAAACTGTCTTGTATTTATTCTTTCaaactagtaaaaaaaaaatgaaaccctGATGACATTTTATCAAAGTTTGTGCAAgttgctaaaaataatttttacttatttCAGCCAATTGTTTTTTATTGGTAAACTGCTATACAAGATCTACTCTCGTAGAGACACACCCCTTTTAGTTGACTTCACAGAGCACGAAATTTTCTTTTCCGTAGTCGTCTTTACAGTAGGGAGGGAAAAACAACAGGAGTCCAAAGGAAAGCATATGATTAAAGGGTTAGAGCTTCACAGAATGTATGAAAATTGCTCTGATGGCTCAAATACAATGaaaaaaacacacatttaattgtaaaatattttgttatcaaaataaataaattcagatATGAGAAACACACCAAGTAAATTAACTGGTGTGAAATTTTACAATATTTCCCCATGAGTACATTACAAAAAGAAGCGAAAATCTTCCAAACGCAAGTCATTtgtaatttttgataaaaactaTTTGTAATGAGATGATAAGTGACTAGAAAAAACGCTCACAGTCAAGGGTATTTTTTCTGATGGTTTTTCTGTATTTGCAGTCACCTTTTGTGGGAATACCCCCAAGTTAGGTTCGTAAATATTTATTACAATTGGTTCTTTTCTTATTAACAGgacataaaaattaacaaaaataaatatgcgtCTAACACCAAAGAACAAACATAGACAGTATTACTATTCCTTTTTACAGACTGAGTCAAATAACACATCGAACTTtgtgcatatacaaaaacaatatctaaaaatcattcttttaaatgaaaaataatttaagacgTGCAGAGTTTACATCACCATATTTTATTGGCTAAAGATCCACCACTGTTAAAACATAATGACTTTTGTGAAGGCATAATTACTTTGCAACATAATCTAACATGAACAACCTTCGCTTTGATTAGGCTTATTCGATAAATTAGCTGTTCCGGGCTTTGCTCCTCCAACTAACGTTGGGTCACCGTCAATTGTATCTGTCATTCTCTCACAAATTACATCAACAAGTTTATCAAATGCTTGACGTACGTTAACATTATCTTTCGCAGAAGCCTCGAAAAATGGAAATCCAAGTTGATCTCCTAACTTTTTTCCTTGTTCGTAAGTTACTGCTCGTTCTTCCTCCATATCACATTTATTTCCAACTAATACGACTTGAGTATTATCCCATGAATAAGTTTTTACCTGACCAGCCCTAGAAAGTACATAGGTGTAATGAGTATTGTAACTTGATTAATCTGAGCATAAAATTGTATATAACATGTTTGGtttataaaattgtaaaaaaattaaatatcagAGGCTGGATGCAAGATGGTAGTAGTAATATCACTAAACTTTTCTTTTgactacaaaatattttttacacaaatgCAGAAGCTCTAATTAGCCTACCGCAtttaaataagacaattgtaaTATTAAAAAccaattgtcttttttaaattaattctctTCAAATTAACTTTCTAATGCTATCATTTTTCTTagagaaaatttattttagaattaACTTGGAGAATAAGTACTAAAAATACCCTTCTCGTGACTCAATACCCTTTTCATAACAATTGATAACCCTTACCAATCTGCAACCGCCTTGAATGATTCTTCATTGGTAATATCATACATTAAAATAAATCCCATGGCACCTCTGTAATAAGCTGTTGTTATTGTGCGATACCTTTCTTGACCAGCTAAACAGAAGTGaaacaatatattttattaaaatattgcttGTTCACGGATAATGGTTCTTTTAAAATTctataattataatttaatttacatttttgtcaaaatacCAACATAATACCAAAGATATTATAATGCATTGTTGCCATAATTACATGTGTATGGAATATCTTACATGgattcttaaaaaatataggatgttgaaaatttttcaaaaatatttattgctgGTTTTGCTAAATTAAGTAAATGTATGTATatggtaaataattttattattgatttcaaagttttaaaatttgcaattggcttacaaaCACTACAAAATGTTATATGCGAAAAAGGATAAAATTTGGAAGCTGTAAATGCTTATAatagttatagctagctaggtagctatttttttataaaaagttgaatATTTCAACTTTGCTACAAAAGTTTTCATTTGGCTGCCAAGCAGCATGAGAAatattaattgaaaaaaaataacacctGCAAGTCAAACAAATTTATAATGAGAACAAAAATACAGAAGagcaaatatttttacaagttGTTTAATATTAGTAAGTTGTTAAAAAAGCTCGTTGAAAATGTTCACAGAAGATatggttgaaaaaaattaaaaataaaattaaaataaaaaataaaaattgcaaaaaacactgatcagctagctatatagctttTGCAAGGTTGTAAGATATAAGTAatagcatatttttttctaaatttcaaaGTACTGCTAaaagttaaaattgttttccaaAAATTCAGGGGTGTTTACAACCATGACTACTGAAGCGGAACCTACCTGTATCCCAAATTTGCAGTTTAATGCGTTtgtcatttctgaaaactgtcTGAACTTTGAAGTCAATTCCAACAGTAGATACAAATGCGGATGTAAAAGAATCATCTGAGTATCTAAATAAAAAGCTTGTTTTTCCTACGGAAGAATTTCCTATGATTAAAAGTTTGAACATATAATCGAAATTCTGATCCGCAGGATCTTTGCTACGGTGCCTGTCGGATGAAGCGGCTGCCATCTTGAAAGAATGTTTATGTGATGGGGACAGGCGCAGATGTAAACTTTTGACATGTGACTTGTATCAGCCAATCATGGAGATTCTTGGGAGGAAGAGTTCGCAAGAAAGTACAATGTGTTTAAATTGACCAGCATTCAACAAAATAgtttaaaagataaaatgtaAAGAAATCAGTATTGTGTTACTTAATTTCAGCCGCCAGCGTTTGAAAGAAAAGACGCCACCACATAGACCTTTCCCAACTTTGTTAGTTAGTGAGTTAGTTAGTTACTTTTCTTAACCAATTCAATAAGCAACAGGTATAATCGCCAACGAGCCATCCAGGTTATCCGCACAagatttcataaaatatatttaagaaaATTGCAAACTACTGCACAAtgtgttatagctagctagagtcaATTGTTATGGTACACTTTGCCTTAAATGATCAAGTTATTTCTGAATCAActttaaaatatcaaatgtaATATTGAATGTTTTATGCAGCATCTTGTCTGTCTACTGCTTCAGCCCTTGCAATTTAGTAAAAAGCACTTGACAAATAATAGCTAGAACGCAAATcaaaatacacctttacgataattcaggaAAACTAAGATTCTATCAGCGTTTTTTTgcgatcggaggaggtaaacatcacacttttaggAGAGTTTATTAAGAAGAAAACACGTTCTTTCGTTTCTTgttgcattttgtttttaatgaaaagtacacataagttgtatcttattattaataACTAATATttactgaaaatttgaaagaaattgatacgaaggaagttaaaaaactggagaaaacacgctttcgtctctaataaactcttattaaaacacgttttttacctccttttttttcgatattataaaacgatggagagccgtagaaACGCATGTACAATCAAATTATCGTAAAAATGTATTGCCTTGGCAGCTCTTGGCACATACACTACTGTGTTATTTtctagatgtgcatattttacgtcTCTTCATGTAAAATATCGCATCTGGAGACAAGTAGGGGACGTTTAAACCGTGAACACCAAACATAAAACCGAACGTCTGAACTATGATgtgtgttaaaaatgtttaaggGAAGATAATATTGTTTGCTGCTTTGCTGTGTTTTGATTAAGGTGTTTTTATAATACCCCAAAGTGTTGCGGAAATCAAATTTAACCTTTGAAAATCGCactcgtaagcaaaatttacaagtgtgatgtgaatatttacaagtgtgattcacacttaactattttttgtttaccccaacgttatatgttatttaaactgtatagaaatgaattttgtaaaacctATTAACCACAAGTGCAAGGTTGAAACAATGTTGAACGCGATGATGTGTTGACGGATTCGCTATATGTTTTTGGCATTAAATTTCTagacatttttgatttctctttccccttttaaaaagattttttaaattttattcaacatgttttttctttggtattacatcacgaaAACATTCGTCCAAAAGCTGTATAAGGTACAGGACATCTAACCTTTTCCATGTTcgggttatatttaacttgcatggatgctcactcttctcgcagtattctctgtgacgatgaaggtcggactgacttgtggcatggttccaaatggtcatgcgtctttcgttcgagtctcagtgtaatgcaccagctgaGCATAAgggtgtcagcatgaaggaaagggaccgactttaatgttctctatactttttaaacaaaccaatCACGAAGAAATTAATGTTATGTAATCAGCGtaatagcctttttcatcgctctataatatttagaaaaagaaaaaattcacgagTGCGATAAAAAGCACTCGCAAATCTTTTTACGAGTGTGCGGGcgagtgcgcgtgcgatcgcactcgTCTCAAAGTCCTGGTTACTCCTTACATAAATTTCTTTGTAGTAATAATAATTATTctaattattaataataattaattattcaagA encodes the following:
- the LOC130629689 gene encoding ras-related protein Rab-3B-like, which codes for MAAASSDRHRSKDPADQNFDYMFKLLIIGNSSVGKTSFLFRYSDDSFTSAFVSTVGIDFKVQTVFRNDKRIKLQIWDTAGQERYRTITTAYYRGAMGFILMYDITNEESFKAVADWAGQVKTYSWDNTQVVLVGNKCDMEEERAVTYEQGKKLGDQLGFPFFEASAKDNVNVRQAFDKLVDVICERMTDTIDGDPTLVGGAKPGTANLSNKPNQSEGCSC